A genomic stretch from Canis lupus familiaris isolate Mischka breed German Shepherd chromosome 15, alternate assembly UU_Cfam_GSD_1.0, whole genome shotgun sequence includes:
- the DPH2 gene encoding 2-(3-amino-3-carboxypropyl)histidine synthase subunit 2 isoform X3, whose translation MLGRWLHDWRGPRGRRCSFWATRPTAEALATLLRPRYLDLLVSSPALPLPAGSCSPEPEPLERFGRRFPLAPGRCLEEYGAFYVGGSEASADLDPDLSRLLLGWAPGQPFFTCCPDTGQTQDEGVRAGRLRARRHYLVERARDARVVGLLAGTLGVARHREALTHLRNLTRAAGKRSYVLALGRPTPPKLANFPEVDVFVLLACPLGALAPQPPGGFFRPILAPCELEAACNPAWPPSGLAPYLTHYADLLPGSPFHVPLPPPDSELWDTPDVSLITGELRPPPAWKPSNDPGCLDLNLRPQLELAESSPAALFLSSRSWRGLEPRLGQTTVTGAVSGRRGIAIAYEDEGNS comes from the exons ATGCTGGGGCGGTGGCTGCACGACTGGAGGGGACCACGGGGTCGAAGATGTTCATTCTGGGCGACACGGCCTACGGCAG AGGCTTTGGCCACTCTCCTGCGCCCACGGTACCTGGACCTGCTTGTCTCCAGCCCAGCTCTTCCCTTGCCAGCGGGCTCCTGTAGTCCAGAGCCTGAGCCCCTAGAGCGTTTTGGCCGCCGCTTCCCCCTTGCTCCAGGGAGGTGTCTGGAAGAATATGGTGCCTTCTACGTGGGGGGCTCTGAAGCCAGTGCTGACCTAGACCCGGACCTGAGTCGGCTGCTTTTGGGCTGGGCACCAGGGCAGCCTTTCTTCACCTGCTGCCCAGATACAGGGCAGACTCAAGATGAAGGTGTCCGAGCTGGGCGGCTCAGGGCACGTAGACACTATCTGGTAGAGAGGGCCAGAGATGCCCGTGTGGTGGGGCTCTTGGCAGGCACGTTGGGTGTGGCCCGACACCGTGAGGCGCTGACACACTTGCGGAACCTGACTCGGGCTGCAGGCAAGCGTAGCTATGTGTTGGCCCTGGGGCGACCCACACCTCCCAAGCTCGCCAACTTCCCTGAGGTGGATGTCTTTGTGCTATTGGCCTGCCCTCTTGGTGCTTTAGCTCCACAGCCTCCTGGTGGCTTCTTCCGGCCTATCTTGGCACCGTGTGAGCTAGAAGCTGCCTGCAACCCCGCCTGGCCACCTTCAGGCCTGGCTCCCTACCTCACACATTATGCAGATTTATTGCCTG GCTCTCCCTTCCATGTGCCTCTCCCACCACCTGACTCAGAACTGTGGGACACCCCAGATGTGTCACTCATTACTGGGGAACTCCGACCCCCACCTGCATGGAAGCCATCAAATGATCCTGGATGTTTAGACCTGAACTTGCGGCCCCAGCTAGAGCTGGCTGAGAGCAGCCCTGCAG CCTTGTTCCTTAGTTCCCGGAGCTGGCGAGGCCTGGAGCCCCGCCTGGGTCAGACAACGGTGACAGGAGCTGTGAGCGGAAGACGAGGGATTGCCATCGCCTATGAGGATGAGGGAAACAGCTGA
- the IPO13 gene encoding importin-13 isoform X2: protein MERREEQPGAAGAGAAPALDFTVENVEKALHQLYYDPNIENKNLAQKWLMQAQVSPQAWHFSWQLLQPDKVPEIQYFGASALHIKISRYWSDIPTDQYESLKAQLFTQITHFASGSKIVLTRLCVALASLALSMMPDAWPCAVADMVRLFQAEDSPVDGQGRCLALLELLTVLPEEFQTSRLPQYRKGLVRASLAVECGAVFPLLEQLLQQPSSPSCVRQKVLKCFSSWVQLEVPLQDCEALIQAAFAALQDSELFDSSVEAIVNAISQPDAQRYVNTLLKLIPLVLGLQDQLRQAVQNGDMETSHGICRIAVALGENHSRALLDQVEHWQSFLALVNMIMFCTGIPGHYPVNETTSSLTLTFWYTLQDDILSFEAEKQAVYQQVYRPVYFQLVDVLLHKAQFPSDEEYGFWSSDEKEQFRIYRVDISDTLMYVYEMLGAELLSNLYEKLGRLLTSSEEPYSWQHTEALLYGFQSIAETIDVNYSDVVPGLIGLIPRISISNVQLADTVMFTIGALSEWLADHPVMINSVLPLVLHALGNPELSVSSVSTLKKICRECKYDLPPYAANIVAVSQDVLMKQIHKTSQCMWLMQALGFLLSALQVEEILKNLHSLISPYIQQLEKLAEEIVVVVLQQVFQLIQKVLSKWLNDAQVVEAVCAIFEKSVKTLLDDFAPMVPQLCEMLGRMYSTIPQASALDLTRQLVHIFAHEPAHFPPIEALFLLVTSVTLTLFQQGPRDHPDIVDSFMQLLAQALKRKPDLFLCERLDVKAVFQCAVLALKFPEAPTVKASCGFFTELLPRCGEVEPVGKVVQEDGRMLLVAVLEAIGGQASRSLMDCFADILFALNKHCFSLLSMWIKEALQPPGFPSARLSPEQKDTFSQQILRERVNKRRVKEMVKEFTLLCRGLHGTDYTADY from the exons GGCCAGTGCCCTACACATCAAGATCTCTCGCTACTGGAGTGACATTCCCACTGACCAGTATGAAAGTCTAAAGGCACAGCTCTTCACCCAGATCACCCACTTTGCTAGTGGCTCCAAGATTGTGCTGACTCGGCTGTGTGTGGCGCTGGCCTCCCTGGCTCTCAGTATGATGCCTGACGCTTGGCCATGTGCTGTCGCAGATATGGTACGGCTCTTCCAGGCTGAGGACTCACCGGTGGATGGCCAGGGCCGCTGCCTGGCCCTACTGGAGCTGCTGACAGTGCTGCCAGAGGAGTTCCAGACAAGCCGTCTGCCCCAGTACCGCAAAGGCCTGGTGCGGGCCAGCCTGGCAGTGGAGTGTGGGGCTGTCTTCCCATTGCTAGAGCAGTTGCTACAGCAGCCCAGCTCACCCAGCTGTGTGCGTCAGAAGGTGCTCAAGTGCTTTTCCAGCTGGGTGCAGCTGGAGGTACCACTGCAGGACTGTGAGGCGCTCATTCAGGCTGCCTTTGCTGCTCTGCAGGACTCGGAGCTCTTCGACAGCAGTGTGGAGGCCATTGTCAATGCCATCTCGCAACCTGATGCCCAGAG GTATGTGAATACACTCCTGAAACTCATCCCGCTGGTGCTGGGACTGCAAGATCAACTGCGACAGGCAGTGCAGAATGGGGACATGGAGACCTCCCATGGCATCTGTCGCATTGCTGTGGCCCTGGGCGAGAACCACTCCCG GGCCTTGCTGGACCAAGTGGAGCACTGGCAGAGCTTCCTAGCCCTTGTCAACATGATTATGTTCTGTACTGGCATCCCTGGCCACTATCCTGTCAACGAGACCACCAGTTCCCTGACCCTCACCTTCTGGTACACGCTGCAG GATGACATTCTGTCTTtcgaggcagagaagcaggctgtgtACCAGCAGGTGTACCGGCCAGTCTACTTCCAGCTGGTGGATGTACTTCTGCACAAGGCTCAGTTCCCTTCTGATGAGGAATACGGATTCTGGTCCTCAGACGAGAAGGAGCAGTTCCGAATTTACAG GGTGGACATCTCAGATACGCTCATGTATGTGTATGAGATGCTGGGGGCCGAGCTGCTCAGCAACCTCTATGAAAAGCTAGGCCGTTTGCTCACCAGCTCAGAGGAGCCCTACTCCTGGCAG CACACAGAGGCCCTGCTCTATGGCTTCCAATCCATCGCAGAGACCATCGATGTCAATTATTCTGATGTGGTGCCTGGGCTCATTGGCCTCATTCCACGGATCAGTATCAGCAACGTGCAGCTGGCGGATACTGTCATGTTCACCATTG gaGCTTTGTCTGAATGGCTGGCTGACCACCCTGTCATGATCAACAGTGTTCTGCCCCTCGTACTGCATGCCCTAGGCAATCCTGAGCTCTCTGTCTCTTCTGTATCCACCCTCAAGAAGATCTGCCGAGAATGCAAGTATGACCTGCCACCCTATGCTGCTAACATCGTGGCTGTCTCCCAG GATGTGCTGATGAAACAGATCCACAAG ACAAGCCAGTGCATGTGGCTGATGCaggcactgggcttcctgctgtCAGCCCTGCAGGTGGAGGAGATCCTTAAGAATCTGCACTCACTTATCTCGCCCTATATCCAGCAGCTGGAGAAGCTGGCAGAGGAGATA GTGGTTGTGGTGTTGCAGCAGGTCTTCCAGCTTATCCAGAAGGTGCTGAGCAAATGGCTGAATGATGCCCAGGTGGTGGAG GCGGTGTGCGCTATCTTTGAGAAGTCTGTTAAGACGCTGCTGGATGACTTTGCCCCCATGGTGCCACAGCTGTGTGAGATGCTGGGCCGGATGTACAGCACCATCCCCCAGGCCTCTGCTCTTGACCTCACTCGACAG CTGGTCCACATCTTTGCTCATGAACCTGCCCACTTTCCCCCAATCGAGGCCCTCTTCCTGCTCGTCACCTCCGTCACACTCACTCTCTTCCAGCAAG ggCCCAGGGATCATCCTGatattgttgattcatttatGCAACTCCTGGCACAG GCTCTGAAGCGGAAGCCAGATTTGTTCCTGTGTGAACGATTGGATGTCAAAGCTGTGTTCCAGTGTG cTGTGCTGGCCCTCAAGTTCCCCGAGGCACCTACTGTCAAGGCCTCCTGTGGCTTCTTT ACAGAGCTGCTGCCTCGGTGTGGGGAAGTAGAACCTGTGGGGAAAGTGGTTCAGGAGGATGGCCGTATGCTGCTCGTAGCAGTGCTGGAG GCCATTGGGGGCCAGGCCTCCCGCAGCCTCATGGACTGCTTTGCCGACATCCTATTTGCTCTGAACAAACACTGCTTCAGCCTCCTGAGCATGTGGATCAAGGAGGCACTGCAGCCacctggttttccctctgcccgCCTCAGTCCTGAACAGAAGGACACCTTCAGCCAGCAGATCCTTCG TGAGCGAGTGAACAAGAGGCGGGTGAAGGAGATGGTGAAGGAATTCACACTGCTGTGCCGGGGGCTACATGGCACAGATTATACAGCTGACTACTGA
- the IPO13 gene encoding importin-13 isoform X1, translating to MERREEQPGAAGAGAAPALDFTVENVEKALHQLYYDPNIENKNLAQKWLMQAQVSPQAWHFSWQLLQPDKVPEIQYFGASALHIKISRYWSDIPTDQYESLKAQLFTQITHFASGSKIVLTRLCVALASLALSMMPDAWPCAVADMVRLFQAEDSPVDGQGRCLALLELLTVLPEEFQTSRLPQYRKGLVRASLAVECGAVFPLLEQLLQQPSSPSCVRQKVLKCFSSWVQLEVPLQDCEALIQAAFAALQDSELFDSSVEAIVNAISQPDAQRYVNTLLKLIPLVLGLQDQLRQAVQNGDMETSHGICRIAVALGENHSRALLDQVEHWQSFLALVNMIMFCTGIPGHYPVNETTSSLTLTFWYTLQDDILSFEAEKQAVYQQVYRPVYFQLVDVLLHKAQFPSDEEYGFWSSDEKEQFRIYRVDISDTLMYVYEMLGAELLSNLYEKLGRLLTSSEEPYSWQHTEALLYGFQSIAETIDVNYSDVVPGLIGLIPRISISNVQLADTVMFTIGALSEWLADHPVMINSVLPLVLHALGNPELSVSSVSTLKKICRECKYDLPPYAANIVAVSQDVLMKQIHKTSQCMWLMQALGFLLSALQVEEILKNLHSLISPYIQQLEKLAEEIPNPSNKLAIVHILGLLSNLFTTLDVSHHEDDHEGSELRKLPVPQGPNPVVVVLQQVFQLIQKVLSKWLNDAQVVEAVCAIFEKSVKTLLDDFAPMVPQLCEMLGRMYSTIPQASALDLTRQLVHIFAHEPAHFPPIEALFLLVTSVTLTLFQQGPRDHPDIVDSFMQLLAQALKRKPDLFLCERLDVKAVFQCAVLALKFPEAPTVKASCGFFTELLPRCGEVEPVGKVVQEDGRMLLVAVLEAIGGQASRSLMDCFADILFALNKHCFSLLSMWIKEALQPPGFPSARLSPEQKDTFSQQILRERVNKRRVKEMVKEFTLLCRGLHGTDYTADY from the exons GGCCAGTGCCCTACACATCAAGATCTCTCGCTACTGGAGTGACATTCCCACTGACCAGTATGAAAGTCTAAAGGCACAGCTCTTCACCCAGATCACCCACTTTGCTAGTGGCTCCAAGATTGTGCTGACTCGGCTGTGTGTGGCGCTGGCCTCCCTGGCTCTCAGTATGATGCCTGACGCTTGGCCATGTGCTGTCGCAGATATGGTACGGCTCTTCCAGGCTGAGGACTCACCGGTGGATGGCCAGGGCCGCTGCCTGGCCCTACTGGAGCTGCTGACAGTGCTGCCAGAGGAGTTCCAGACAAGCCGTCTGCCCCAGTACCGCAAAGGCCTGGTGCGGGCCAGCCTGGCAGTGGAGTGTGGGGCTGTCTTCCCATTGCTAGAGCAGTTGCTACAGCAGCCCAGCTCACCCAGCTGTGTGCGTCAGAAGGTGCTCAAGTGCTTTTCCAGCTGGGTGCAGCTGGAGGTACCACTGCAGGACTGTGAGGCGCTCATTCAGGCTGCCTTTGCTGCTCTGCAGGACTCGGAGCTCTTCGACAGCAGTGTGGAGGCCATTGTCAATGCCATCTCGCAACCTGATGCCCAGAG GTATGTGAATACACTCCTGAAACTCATCCCGCTGGTGCTGGGACTGCAAGATCAACTGCGACAGGCAGTGCAGAATGGGGACATGGAGACCTCCCATGGCATCTGTCGCATTGCTGTGGCCCTGGGCGAGAACCACTCCCG GGCCTTGCTGGACCAAGTGGAGCACTGGCAGAGCTTCCTAGCCCTTGTCAACATGATTATGTTCTGTACTGGCATCCCTGGCCACTATCCTGTCAACGAGACCACCAGTTCCCTGACCCTCACCTTCTGGTACACGCTGCAG GATGACATTCTGTCTTtcgaggcagagaagcaggctgtgtACCAGCAGGTGTACCGGCCAGTCTACTTCCAGCTGGTGGATGTACTTCTGCACAAGGCTCAGTTCCCTTCTGATGAGGAATACGGATTCTGGTCCTCAGACGAGAAGGAGCAGTTCCGAATTTACAG GGTGGACATCTCAGATACGCTCATGTATGTGTATGAGATGCTGGGGGCCGAGCTGCTCAGCAACCTCTATGAAAAGCTAGGCCGTTTGCTCACCAGCTCAGAGGAGCCCTACTCCTGGCAG CACACAGAGGCCCTGCTCTATGGCTTCCAATCCATCGCAGAGACCATCGATGTCAATTATTCTGATGTGGTGCCTGGGCTCATTGGCCTCATTCCACGGATCAGTATCAGCAACGTGCAGCTGGCGGATACTGTCATGTTCACCATTG gaGCTTTGTCTGAATGGCTGGCTGACCACCCTGTCATGATCAACAGTGTTCTGCCCCTCGTACTGCATGCCCTAGGCAATCCTGAGCTCTCTGTCTCTTCTGTATCCACCCTCAAGAAGATCTGCCGAGAATGCAAGTATGACCTGCCACCCTATGCTGCTAACATCGTGGCTGTCTCCCAG GATGTGCTGATGAAACAGATCCACAAG ACAAGCCAGTGCATGTGGCTGATGCaggcactgggcttcctgctgtCAGCCCTGCAGGTGGAGGAGATCCTTAAGAATCTGCACTCACTTATCTCGCCCTATATCCAGCAGCTGGAGAAGCTGGCAGAGGAGATA CCTAATCCTTCCAACAAGCTGGCCATTGTCCACATCTTGGGGCTTCTCTCCAACCTCTTCACCACACTGGATGTCAGTCATCATGAAGATGATCATGAAGGCTCTGAGCTCCGGAAGCTGCCAGTGCCGCAGGGACCCAATCCC GTGGTTGTGGTGTTGCAGCAGGTCTTCCAGCTTATCCAGAAGGTGCTGAGCAAATGGCTGAATGATGCCCAGGTGGTGGAG GCGGTGTGCGCTATCTTTGAGAAGTCTGTTAAGACGCTGCTGGATGACTTTGCCCCCATGGTGCCACAGCTGTGTGAGATGCTGGGCCGGATGTACAGCACCATCCCCCAGGCCTCTGCTCTTGACCTCACTCGACAG CTGGTCCACATCTTTGCTCATGAACCTGCCCACTTTCCCCCAATCGAGGCCCTCTTCCTGCTCGTCACCTCCGTCACACTCACTCTCTTCCAGCAAG ggCCCAGGGATCATCCTGatattgttgattcatttatGCAACTCCTGGCACAG GCTCTGAAGCGGAAGCCAGATTTGTTCCTGTGTGAACGATTGGATGTCAAAGCTGTGTTCCAGTGTG cTGTGCTGGCCCTCAAGTTCCCCGAGGCACCTACTGTCAAGGCCTCCTGTGGCTTCTTT ACAGAGCTGCTGCCTCGGTGTGGGGAAGTAGAACCTGTGGGGAAAGTGGTTCAGGAGGATGGCCGTATGCTGCTCGTAGCAGTGCTGGAG GCCATTGGGGGCCAGGCCTCCCGCAGCCTCATGGACTGCTTTGCCGACATCCTATTTGCTCTGAACAAACACTGCTTCAGCCTCCTGAGCATGTGGATCAAGGAGGCACTGCAGCCacctggttttccctctgcccgCCTCAGTCCTGAACAGAAGGACACCTTCAGCCAGCAGATCCTTCG TGAGCGAGTGAACAAGAGGCGGGTGAAGGAGATGGTGAAGGAATTCACACTGCTGTGCCGGGGGCTACATGGCACAGATTATACAGCTGACTACTGA
- the DPH2 gene encoding 2-(3-amino-3-carboxypropyl)histidine synthase subunit 2 isoform X2: MESTFSSPAEAALQREAGAPGLLTPPEDLDRVYELERVAGFVRDLGCQQVALQFPDQLLGDAGAVAARLEGTTGSKMFILGDTAYGSCCVDVLGAEQAGAQALVHFGPACLSPPARPLPVAFVLGQRPVHLELCAKAFEAENPDPKAPVVLLSEPACAHALGSPFHVPLPPPDSELWDTPDVSLITGELRPPPAWKPSNDPGCLDLNLRPQLELAESSPAALFLSSRSWRGLEPRLGQTTVTGAVSGRRGIAIAYEDEGNS, encoded by the exons ATGGAGTCTACGTTCAGCAGCCCCGCTGAGGCTGCGCTGCAGCGGGAGGCGGGCGCCCCGGGGCTGCTCACGCCCCCCGAGGACCTGGACCGCGTGTACGAGCTGGAGCGAGTCGCTGGATTTGTCCGCGACCTGGGGTGTCagcag GTGGCCTTGCAGTTCCCTGACCAGCTACTGGGAGATGCTGGGGCGGTGGCTGCACGACTGGAGGGGACCACGGGGTCGAAGATGTTCATTCTGGGCGACACGGCCTACGGCAG CTGCTGTGTGGATGTGCTGGGCGCCGAGCAAGCTGGAGCTCAGGCCCTTGTACACTTTGGCCCTGCCTGCTTAAGCCCTCCAGCCCGCCCACTGCCTGTGGCTTTTGTCCTCGGTCAGCGTCCTGTGCACTTGGAGCTCTGCGCCAAAGCCTTTGAGGCCGAGAACCCAGACCCCAAAGCTCCGGTGGTGCTGCTAAGTGAGCCTGCCTGTGCCCACGCTTTGG GCTCTCCCTTCCATGTGCCTCTCCCACCACCTGACTCAGAACTGTGGGACACCCCAGATGTGTCACTCATTACTGGGGAACTCCGACCCCCACCTGCATGGAAGCCATCAAATGATCCTGGATGTTTAGACCTGAACTTGCGGCCCCAGCTAGAGCTGGCTGAGAGCAGCCCTGCAG CCTTGTTCCTTAGTTCCCGGAGCTGGCGAGGCCTGGAGCCCCGCCTGGGTCAGACAACGGTGACAGGAGCTGTGAGCGGAAGACGAGGGATTGCCATCGCCTATGAGGATGAGGGAAACAGCTGA
- the DPH2 gene encoding 2-(3-amino-3-carboxypropyl)histidine synthase subunit 2 isoform X1, with protein MESTFSSPAEAALQREAGAPGLLTPPEDLDRVYELERVAGFVRDLGCQQVALQFPDQLLGDAGAVAARLEGTTGSKMFILGDTAYGSCCVDVLGAEQAGAQALVHFGPACLSPPARPLPVAFVLGQRPVHLELCAKAFEAENPDPKAPVVLLSEPACAHALEALATLLRPRYLDLLVSSPALPLPAGSCSPEPEPLERFGRRFPLAPGRCLEEYGAFYVGGSEASADLDPDLSRLLLGWAPGQPFFTCCPDTGQTQDEGVRAGRLRARRHYLVERARDARVVGLLAGTLGVARHREALTHLRNLTRAAGKRSYVLALGRPTPPKLANFPEVDVFVLLACPLGALAPQPPGGFFRPILAPCELEAACNPAWPPSGLAPYLTHYADLLPGSPFHVPLPPPDSELWDTPDVSLITGELRPPPAWKPSNDPGCLDLNLRPQLELAESSPAALFLSSRSWRGLEPRLGQTTVTGAVSGRRGIAIAYEDEGNS; from the exons ATGGAGTCTACGTTCAGCAGCCCCGCTGAGGCTGCGCTGCAGCGGGAGGCGGGCGCCCCGGGGCTGCTCACGCCCCCCGAGGACCTGGACCGCGTGTACGAGCTGGAGCGAGTCGCTGGATTTGTCCGCGACCTGGGGTGTCagcag GTGGCCTTGCAGTTCCCTGACCAGCTACTGGGAGATGCTGGGGCGGTGGCTGCACGACTGGAGGGGACCACGGGGTCGAAGATGTTCATTCTGGGCGACACGGCCTACGGCAG CTGCTGTGTGGATGTGCTGGGCGCCGAGCAAGCTGGAGCTCAGGCCCTTGTACACTTTGGCCCTGCCTGCTTAAGCCCTCCAGCCCGCCCACTGCCTGTGGCTTTTGTCCTCGGTCAGCGTCCTGTGCACTTGGAGCTCTGCGCCAAAGCCTTTGAGGCCGAGAACCCAGACCCCAAAGCTCCGGTGGTGCTGCTAAGTGAGCCTGCCTGTGCCCACGCTTTGG AGGCTTTGGCCACTCTCCTGCGCCCACGGTACCTGGACCTGCTTGTCTCCAGCCCAGCTCTTCCCTTGCCAGCGGGCTCCTGTAGTCCAGAGCCTGAGCCCCTAGAGCGTTTTGGCCGCCGCTTCCCCCTTGCTCCAGGGAGGTGTCTGGAAGAATATGGTGCCTTCTACGTGGGGGGCTCTGAAGCCAGTGCTGACCTAGACCCGGACCTGAGTCGGCTGCTTTTGGGCTGGGCACCAGGGCAGCCTTTCTTCACCTGCTGCCCAGATACAGGGCAGACTCAAGATGAAGGTGTCCGAGCTGGGCGGCTCAGGGCACGTAGACACTATCTGGTAGAGAGGGCCAGAGATGCCCGTGTGGTGGGGCTCTTGGCAGGCACGTTGGGTGTGGCCCGACACCGTGAGGCGCTGACACACTTGCGGAACCTGACTCGGGCTGCAGGCAAGCGTAGCTATGTGTTGGCCCTGGGGCGACCCACACCTCCCAAGCTCGCCAACTTCCCTGAGGTGGATGTCTTTGTGCTATTGGCCTGCCCTCTTGGTGCTTTAGCTCCACAGCCTCCTGGTGGCTTCTTCCGGCCTATCTTGGCACCGTGTGAGCTAGAAGCTGCCTGCAACCCCGCCTGGCCACCTTCAGGCCTGGCTCCCTACCTCACACATTATGCAGATTTATTGCCTG GCTCTCCCTTCCATGTGCCTCTCCCACCACCTGACTCAGAACTGTGGGACACCCCAGATGTGTCACTCATTACTGGGGAACTCCGACCCCCACCTGCATGGAAGCCATCAAATGATCCTGGATGTTTAGACCTGAACTTGCGGCCCCAGCTAGAGCTGGCTGAGAGCAGCCCTGCAG CCTTGTTCCTTAGTTCCCGGAGCTGGCGAGGCCTGGAGCCCCGCCTGGGTCAGACAACGGTGACAGGAGCTGTGAGCGGAAGACGAGGGATTGCCATCGCCTATGAGGATGAGGGAAACAGCTGA